Proteins from one Mesorhizobium sp. M9A.F.Ca.ET.002.03.1.2 genomic window:
- a CDS encoding DUF2849 domain-containing protein, with protein MKVLTANRLADGEAVWYANGGWAETIDNADLADDKAAEDRLEAIGATALANNEVVDLNLIDVTVANGVVVPVRLREKIRAAGPTNRNDLGKQARPQAARAA; from the coding sequence ATGAAAGTTCTGACCGCAAACCGCCTCGCCGATGGCGAAGCAGTCTGGTACGCCAATGGCGGCTGGGCCGAGACCATCGACAATGCCGATCTCGCCGACGACAAGGCGGCCGAAGACCGGCTGGAGGCGATCGGCGCCACGGCTCTTGCCAACAATGAAGTGGTCGACCTCAACCTGATCGACGTGACCGTCGCCAATGGCGTGGTCGTGCCGGTTCGTCTGCGTGAAAAAATCCGCGCCGCCGGCCCGACCAACCGCAACGATCTGGGCAAGCAGGCCCGCCCGCAAGCTGCCCGGGCGGCGTAG